Proteins from one Geomonas agri genomic window:
- a CDS encoding hybrid sensor histidine kinase/response regulator — MPKDKILIVDDEGDIALILKLQLEDAGFETERARDGVEALEAIEREPFALIMLDIKMPRMDGLEVLSRIRSDQTPVVMMTAHGSEDIAVDAMKKGALDYISKPFSSDDMLQKVERAIGIDRTRKENARLQRQLDEERLKMAAVLQGMADLLLAVDLEGTIITASRQAESVLSGDGDIKGKVVEEVLKAEVPGGELPTRTVLRTGEPCLDVAYQLQVGGQQVPVLSSAAPLKNGAGELVGSVEIIRDISKLKELEQEKEDFVSMLSHDLKSPITAVVGSIDLVREAKLGPITPDQREYLNAAIESCEEMVEMIDTLLGIHKFEAGKMKLSFRDEDPGSLVNRTVTKFQTLAQRGDIKLFTTLPSGLPPVSVDRSSFNRIMGNLLSNAVKFTPEGGEIEVSADLVHDPTTVTGQVPEQNYAPQELPTEGDFVRIRVRDSGVGIPQESLGSIFDRFVQARNRRQGKTRGTGLGLAFCRKAVDAHGGYIWAESAPGAGSVFTILLSAQPEEPEE; from the coding sequence ATGCCAAAGGATAAGATTCTTATAGTTGACGACGAGGGGGACATCGCCCTCATCCTCAAGCTGCAGCTGGAAGACGCCGGTTTCGAGACCGAGCGGGCCCGCGACGGCGTGGAGGCGCTGGAGGCGATCGAGCGCGAACCCTTCGCGCTGATCATGCTGGACATCAAGATGCCCCGCATGGACGGCCTGGAAGTGCTGAGCCGTATCCGTAGCGACCAGACTCCCGTGGTGATGATGACGGCGCACGGCAGCGAGGACATCGCGGTGGACGCCATGAAGAAGGGCGCACTGGACTATATCTCCAAGCCCTTCTCCTCGGACGACATGCTGCAGAAGGTGGAGCGCGCCATCGGTATCGACCGCACCAGGAAGGAAAACGCCCGGCTGCAACGGCAGTTGGACGAGGAGCGCCTCAAGATGGCGGCGGTGCTCCAGGGTATGGCGGATCTGTTGCTGGCGGTCGACCTGGAAGGGACCATCATCACCGCGAGCCGCCAGGCGGAGAGCGTCCTGTCCGGTGATGGGGACATCAAGGGCAAGGTCGTGGAAGAGGTGTTGAAAGCCGAGGTGCCGGGAGGGGAACTGCCGACCCGAACCGTGCTGCGCACCGGCGAGCCCTGCCTGGACGTCGCCTACCAGCTCCAGGTCGGCGGGCAGCAGGTGCCAGTCCTCTCCTCCGCGGCGCCGCTCAAAAACGGAGCCGGCGAACTGGTGGGGAGCGTCGAGATCATCCGCGACATCTCCAAGCTCAAGGAACTGGAGCAGGAGAAGGAAGATTTCGTCAGCATGCTGTCGCACGACCTGAAATCCCCGATCACCGCGGTGGTCGGTTCCATCGACCTGGTGCGGGAGGCGAAACTCGGCCCGATCACGCCGGACCAGCGCGAGTACCTGAACGCCGCCATCGAGAGCTGCGAGGAGATGGTGGAGATGATCGACACCCTGCTCGGTATCCACAAGTTCGAGGCGGGCAAGATGAAGCTCAGCTTCAGGGACGAGGATCCGGGCTCGCTGGTGAACCGCACCGTCACCAAGTTCCAGACCCTGGCGCAGCGCGGGGACATCAAGCTCTTCACCACCCTCCCCTCCGGGCTTCCCCCGGTTTCCGTGGACCGTTCCTCCTTCAACAGGATCATGGGGAACCTCCTTTCCAACGCGGTGAAGTTCACCCCGGAGGGGGGCGAGATCGAGGTGTCGGCCGACCTGGTGCACGACCCGACCACGGTCACCGGCCAGGTCCCGGAGCAGAACTACGCGCCCCAGGAGCTTCCCACGGAAGGAGACTTCGTCCGGATCCGGGTGCGCGACAGCGGGGTCGGCATCCCCCAGGAGTCGCTGGGCTCTATCTTCGATCGCTTCGTCCAGGCCAGGAACCGCCGCCAGGGTAAGACCCGCGGCACGGGGCTCGGGCTCGCCTTCTGCAGGAAGGCCGTGGATGCCCACGGCGGCTACATATGGGCCGAGAGCGCGCCGGGGGCAGGCAGCGTCTTCACCATCCTGCTTTCCGCCCAACCGGAGGAGCCCGAGGAATAA
- a CDS encoding PAS domain-containing sensor histidine kinase, whose protein sequence is MALRESDAGYRELFEENPEAMWVCHRDTGQFLAVNEAALRLYGYRRNQFMELNLSHLGGGAPPPADRDQVVPSLQRMLDGTEIKLQLSWHPVTFQNEPAHLVLARRLEPASQGQDLDHLRRQVTEQLAQLEVAHRELESFSYSVSHDLRAPLRHIDGFSRALLDDYGDQLGSQGQEYLNRICQATGKMAQLIDAVLQLVRAGRSEMEPRQVDLSVKAQVIALELKHHEPGRSVEFDIAEGITVEADAKLARQLLEILLGNAWKFTSKTPQAQIRFGVQQEAGQPVYFVSDNGAGFDMAYAEKLFTVFHRLHRADEFEGSGVGLAIAQRIVTRHGGRIWAESAPGQGATFYFTLGREAIDN, encoded by the coding sequence GTGGCGCTGCGAGAAAGTGACGCGGGATACCGCGAGTTGTTTGAGGAAAACCCTGAGGCCATGTGGGTCTGTCACCGCGACACCGGGCAATTCCTGGCGGTCAACGAGGCGGCCCTCAGGCTGTACGGCTATCGTCGCAACCAGTTCATGGAGCTGAACCTCTCCCACCTCGGTGGGGGCGCGCCTCCACCGGCGGACCGGGACCAGGTCGTTCCTTCCCTGCAGCGCATGCTGGACGGCACCGAGATTAAGCTGCAGCTCAGCTGGCACCCGGTCACGTTCCAAAACGAGCCGGCCCACCTGGTGCTGGCGCGGCGGCTCGAGCCGGCTTCGCAGGGACAGGACCTGGATCACTTGCGGCGCCAGGTGACCGAACAGTTGGCCCAGTTGGAGGTGGCGCACCGGGAGCTGGAGTCATTCAGCTACTCCGTCTCCCATGATCTGCGGGCCCCCTTGCGACACATCGACGGGTTCAGCCGGGCCCTGTTGGACGACTACGGCGACCAGCTCGGCAGCCAGGGGCAGGAGTACCTGAACCGGATCTGCCAGGCGACCGGGAAGATGGCGCAGTTGATCGACGCCGTGCTACAGCTGGTACGGGCAGGACGCTCCGAGATGGAGCCGCGCCAAGTAGATCTCAGCGTCAAGGCCCAGGTCATCGCGCTTGAGCTCAAGCACCATGAGCCCGGTCGGTCGGTAGAGTTCGACATCGCCGAGGGGATCACGGTCGAGGCCGATGCCAAGCTGGCGCGGCAGCTGCTCGAGATACTGCTCGGCAACGCCTGGAAGTTCACTTCCAAGACCCCGCAGGCGCAGATCCGGTTCGGGGTGCAGCAAGAGGCGGGGCAGCCGGTGTACTTCGTCAGTGACAACGGGGCCGGTTTCGACATGGCCTACGCGGAAAAGCTCTTCACGGTGTTCCACAGGTTGCACCGCGCCGACGAATTCGAGGGGAGCGGCGTCGGGCTCGCCATCGCCCAGCGCATCGTGACCCGCCACGGGGGCAGGATCTGGGCCGAGAGCGCACCGGGGCAGGGGGCCACCTTCTACTTCACGCTGGGGCGTGAGGCAATTGACAATTGA
- a CDS encoding hybrid sensor histidine kinase/response regulator, which translates to MVSKELKLLLVEDSQEDSLLLVRELVRGGYQLEHQRVETAEGMRYALETCKWDVVISDYRMPSFDALGALQVLHESGQDIPFIIVSGKIGEDLAVAAMKSGANDYLMKGNLARLVPVVERELREAAERRTHRQTQDKVRRGKAEWESVFDAVSDLIIITDAEGVISRCNGRVTSYFPGGYDAVLGKRIDEIFFGTEQPEGKVFRFLHMQGEADEDVRFPNLSGWYNVTSYPMRIEGNDRGFVHIIKDITKRREVEEEKRTSDRELLTLYAVAFRLQYTKGVEKVMGDLLFQLHNMLQMDFSCIHLFEGEKLRMRASLGLSPAFEKAMKALPADEAWSKLAQSGRPFLGEEPDARFPDKAKKAAIAMGLHSWCTVPLKIGQEVMGVMTVGTLSGRSYSDRDVFLLCSIAGQLAVLIDNYSLYDKMKEKAEELYKSKIELKENLQKVKRANIELGRLNTAKNNFIGIASHELKTPITSIMGGAEFLLKYAGIPMTPEQHTILASVYEGTVQLRKLVEDLLSISRIEAQGPLAQKKPANLMHVCREVHNLFVLPLSERHITVSIGGDEADVPVDEGFVTLAIRNLMENAIKFTRDGGEVRLTGRVLKHARLKELTPALRQFYSAFPNNIAAAESYYLLQVSDSGIGIPVDERVRIFDKFYGVGDIAHHSSGDTAFMSKGSGLGLSIVRGIMDAHEGVVWVEEAAGGGSTFSLLFPLQN; encoded by the coding sequence ATGGTTTCCAAAGAGTTAAAACTTCTGCTGGTTGAGGATTCTCAGGAAGACAGCCTGTTGCTGGTCCGGGAACTGGTTCGTGGCGGCTACCAGCTAGAGCACCAGAGAGTGGAGACCGCAGAGGGGATGCGGTACGCGCTGGAAACGTGCAAGTGGGACGTGGTCATCTCCGACTACCGCATGCCCTCGTTCGATGCCCTGGGGGCGCTCCAGGTGTTGCACGAAAGCGGACAGGACATCCCTTTCATCATCGTCTCGGGCAAAATAGGCGAGGACTTGGCGGTAGCCGCCATGAAGTCGGGGGCCAACGACTACCTCATGAAGGGCAACCTGGCCCGCCTGGTGCCGGTGGTGGAACGTGAGCTGCGCGAGGCGGCTGAACGCAGGACGCACCGGCAGACCCAGGACAAGGTGCGTCGCGGCAAGGCGGAGTGGGAATCGGTCTTTGACGCGGTTTCCGATCTTATCATCATCACCGACGCCGAAGGGGTCATCTCCCGCTGCAACGGCCGGGTGACCTCCTATTTCCCGGGCGGGTACGACGCGGTGCTCGGCAAGCGCATCGACGAGATCTTTTTCGGAACAGAGCAGCCCGAGGGGAAGGTCTTCCGCTTCCTGCACATGCAGGGGGAAGCCGACGAGGACGTCCGTTTCCCCAACTTGAGCGGCTGGTACAACGTGACCAGTTACCCCATGCGCATCGAAGGCAACGACCGCGGCTTCGTTCACATCATCAAGGACATCACCAAGCGGCGCGAGGTCGAGGAGGAGAAGCGGACCAGCGACCGCGAGCTCCTCACCCTGTACGCCGTGGCCTTCCGCCTGCAGTACACCAAGGGGGTGGAGAAGGTGATGGGGGACCTGCTGTTCCAGCTGCACAACATGCTGCAGATGGACTTCTCCTGCATCCACCTCTTTGAGGGGGAGAAGCTGCGCATGCGCGCCTCACTGGGGCTCTCTCCCGCCTTCGAGAAAGCGATGAAGGCGCTGCCGGCCGACGAGGCGTGGAGCAAGCTGGCGCAGAGCGGTCGCCCCTTCCTGGGCGAGGAGCCCGACGCCCGTTTCCCGGACAAGGCCAAGAAGGCCGCTATCGCAATGGGGCTGCACTCCTGGTGTACGGTGCCCCTGAAGATAGGCCAGGAAGTGATGGGGGTGATGACGGTAGGAACCCTGTCCGGGCGCAGCTACAGCGACCGCGACGTGTTCCTGCTCTGCTCCATCGCCGGGCAGCTCGCCGTCCTTATCGACAACTACAGCCTTTACGACAAGATGAAGGAGAAGGCTGAAGAGCTTTACAAGAGCAAGATAGAGCTCAAGGAAAACCTGCAGAAGGTGAAGCGGGCCAACATCGAGTTGGGGCGGCTCAACACCGCCAAGAACAACTTCATCGGTATCGCCTCGCATGAACTGAAGACGCCGATCACCTCCATCATGGGAGGGGCCGAGTTCCTCTTGAAGTACGCTGGCATCCCGATGACGCCGGAGCAGCACACCATCCTCGCCTCGGTCTACGAGGGGACGGTGCAACTCAGGAAGCTGGTCGAGGATCTCCTTTCCATTTCCAGAATCGAGGCCCAGGGGCCGCTGGCCCAGAAGAAGCCGGCCAACCTGATGCACGTCTGCCGCGAGGTGCATAACCTCTTCGTGCTGCCGCTCTCGGAACGGCACATCACGGTGAGTATCGGCGGAGACGAGGCCGACGTCCCCGTCGACGAAGGGTTCGTCACGCTGGCCATCCGCAACCTCATGGAAAACGCCATCAAGTTCACCCGGGACGGAGGAGAGGTCCGGCTCACCGGGCGGGTGCTGAAGCATGCGCGGCTCAAGGAGCTAACCCCCGCCCTGCGCCAGTTCTACTCGGCATTCCCGAACAACATCGCCGCCGCCGAGAGCTATTACCTGTTGCAGGTGAGTGACAGCGGCATCGGCATTCCCGTCGACGAGCGGGTCAGGATCTTCGACAAGTTCTACGGGGTAGGCGACATCGCGCACCACTCCTCCGGCGACACCGCCTTCATGTCCAA